TGCAAGGACCTAgcttgcattaatttattttgccAAATTGAGGAAAAGAAGCagctttttttctctccctctctctcaggcTTTGTTCTGACACGTGAGATATTATTTTGCAACCGGGTCTCATAAAAATATGTACCTCTATGTACTTTTTGTGCAACACCGTTTTTACATAGCTAACTTACTGCACGGTTCActgcagtttcaaagagaaatgtccactgagtggcactAAAACATGGATGCAATACGTGAACACTGgcacattttaattatgttgatATATGAACATATTGccgtgtttttattatgttgcttctggtaCGTATTGTGGTGGTTAAGAATTCAAATATCCGTGgactgtcgctaaaagttaatgctctatcgtgttggaaatatgccaTACACCAAACCCAAGCCTAAACCTAAACCTGATAgtgttaaaaaatgcaaaactgatttGATTTGTTGATTTAACCGTGCCATTTCAACTTCCTTATttgcagatttgaactgttttgttaaACCAAGGTTACACGGGATTCGAACTGGAGCTCCTAGCCTCTCAAGTACATCTCCGTACTCCATGAACTACCAACCAAACCTACAGTCTATGAAAACCCATTAATATGAAGCTGGATTTGTGCAATGCTAATGTTCCAAAGCAtaagttttcaaatctcccagcatactaatattgttttgaagtcataacataatattcctCAAGTAATTGTGCAAAAATTACGCTTTATTAATCGATACTCTGTAAAtctgtgtgaaaaggaataaaaggtgtcagagttttactgcctctagtattcgtttattttggaaactgcagtgatatgtacttattggtacgtatttcATGTCTCACTAAAAATGCCCCAGGTAcgtttatgccatgagaccaggtagctatttttactgtttttatgtatCATTGTACTGCTTTTAAAGTATATCGGGTGAATGGAATTTGGAATTTTACTCAgtgaaactaaaatattttactgttataattatattatagttcttaataatgaataatacatAAACTGGAAATGCACTTTTTGCAACTGGAGCCAACAGgatgaaaatgtgtaaaaaaaaataaaataaaaaatacagtagataTAACTTTTATgctctttgtttatttaaaaaacataatttaaagttTGGAGTCAGAGTGAATGGCCATAAATGGGTCTTCTTCCTGGTTGCTAATTCTGAAGGTAGCACGTCCATCTCCTCCAACTACCACCTCTTTCCCAGTACATCTGCCACTTTCCTTCTGACCAGAGATCACATCACAGTAGGTGCCTCCTGGTAGACCAGTGTTTAGGGTCTCGTTCAGCTCCCTAAAGTACAAGTgaatattatagattatatacTGTTGATAACAGTGACTGTAGCTATATAcacagcacatacatacataagcttgttttaaatacagtatatgtcaCAATAGAAATACAAACTTAAATCATTTCTCATACTGAAAGAACTAATTCTTACCAGTCATCGTTGTTAATGACAAGGAACCCTTTATTTCCACGGCTGAAAGAGATCTGGTTGCTTCCATTGTCCCACCAGTTAGAGAATGCCTGTCCATTTACAACATTACGGAAGTCCACCATGTTTCTGTGGAGtaaggtttgtttttattgttcattccCTATAATGGTTATTCTCAGATGCATTGACGTGCAAAAGCTTGGGGTCAAATTTATCTTATGcatcaaggctgcttttatttgatcaaaaatacagtaaaaacagtaatattgtgaaatattcttacaatttaaaattaatgttttttttattttaatatatcttcacatttatttgtgtgatggcaaagattaactgtaaatattggctttttatattttaaagatttttattttaaatagaagtCTTGACACATtaatgtcttcagtgtcacttttgataaatttaatgcatccttgctgttttaatacattttaaaacaataattcaattaaaagtaaataataataataataataataataataataaatcttattgactccaaaatgtatttttattagtgtaAGGGATTTTTGCTATGAAACTGTAGGACAACACTCACTTGATCTGACGCCATCTGTGTTCACAAACCCAGCCATCACCACAGGTAGAGTCAGGGTTGATGGGAACAGGTTTAGTGGATCCATCACCATTGCTGGGGGGTCCCTGCCAGTCATTTTGATCCTGAGTAATGAGAAAGTGAGCAATTAttaagtgagattttttttttttaaacagattagcatttatttttacacttgaCTATGCTTGATCATCTACCTGTCCATTCACGATGTTGCGGTCCCACCGGTAGCTGGACATTACTCTGGTAAATCCATACGGGTGGGCCAGCATAAAGGCTACAGCCATTTTGTAAAGCCTAGAAAGAGATTGATGAATACAGATGAAAGGAAatcttgtgttgttgttttttgtttgtttgtttgtttgtttgtttgtttttttcatttgccaAGCATAtgctgtaaattaaaataagacgAATTTGCACCTGGCATCCCAGAATGTCACAATAGATGCACCTCCTGCACCATGTCCTCTCTGGTTATCGTGGTTGTCAACAAACACCAGAGCTTTATCAGAAGACATGAAGCCCCAGCCTTCACCCCAGTTCCTGAAACAAAAAGCAGTTCATCTGTCAATAAATACAACAGAGTGACATAACAGAGCTAATACCCTTGGaaaatgtttaagtgaataatgaGGTTCACACATTTATGCAATATTACACACAAAATCAATTTcttgttctgttttattgttcAGAAGTTAGCATGGAGTAACTTCTACTTCATCTTACTTAATCTATTTTTGTTAAACTATTGTAAATATTTCCAATTACAGTAGAACTGTTATGTGTCTCTGGGCAACAACAGTGGTGCTTCATTCCTGCATGAGTTAATGGATTGAACAAACTGAGTTGGTAAATGACTCAATTTCTCACTCATAAAACttgtcacttgtttcattcctggaAGAATCAGTGTTTCAAACAAATCAtctgagtcaatgattcaattgTTTActcataaaaacacttttcactAATTTCGTTCCTAGATGAATAGGTTTTGAACAAATGGGGTGAGTGAATAATTCGATTGCTTAATCATAaaacatgtttctgaatgaatctgtatttcaaaacaaattatGAATGATTCAATTGctcacacataaaaataattgtttgttccagaatgaatatgtattttgaataaatcgtttaattcagtgactcactcgtACAGTTACTTGACACCACCTAACAATGGCATTACATTGTACCACTAATTCAGCAGTTTGTCTGGAATGTGCAAACACAGACAAGTGGAGtaatacaaacagtgaaaagtcCCAGTGCTGTTGGACTGTACATCAGCTTGTAACGCTGTTTGACCAATCAAATTTGATGACCAAATAAACGTTGTATAATTAATAGTAATGCAAATCCACAACTTTACTTACTTGACAAAGGAAAGTTTTTCTCCATTCCATTTGCGGATGACATTGCCCAGCTTGGCACCATACTTGAACTCAGTCACCCTTCCAATTCCAGTGTATTGGCCTGATGTAATGGGCTCCCCACCGAGATCAATAACCTAATAACATATGTAGTAAGTGACTTGTACATATTTTGTCACCTTTTTAGATTTCTTTTGGAAATGAGTAGAAATACCTCTTGGAAGATAAAAGGTCTGGCACCAGATGGAAACCACTTTGTGTTCAGATTATTAAGACGGCCATAGACAGCAGAAAGATCACCGGGCCACATGTGTTTGCAGGCGTCCACTCTGAACCCAGCCACTCCCATGTCAATCAGCTTGTTCATGAAGTCAGCCACCTTACCACGCACATAGTCCTTCTCCAAAGCCAAGTCCAGAAGACCAACCAGACGACAATTTCTCACCTGCCATCATTACAGTGCTCAGATTTGTAATACGAAAATAACAAGAGTCCACACTGCATGATAAATCGATGGTTAAAATcagagccgatcctccctataAGCAAGGTATGCAAGCTGCATAgggcccccttgctctcaaagatgatttaattttagtttcgtttttgaatttggccagtGGTTATGGAAAGCGCTTATGCCATTTCTTTTAATGTGATGCCCTCTCGCTCTTTCTacgtaaaaatcagtcaaatcatgtaaagTGAATGTCATACAGTGTCAAAAAAGCATACCGAGTCTCTaaagagacactgtttctctgtcgCTTACCGTGAGAATGATTCGAGACAGAGTGAACACGATCAAAggcttttcattcattcataactcGTAGccccacacccccccacacaGTTTTGCATAGGGCCCCCAGAAGTCGGCACTggttaaaataaacactttgacATGATATGATCTCATACTTGATTGATATCATGGTAGTTCTCAATGTTTCCACTGCCAGTGTTGCATTTGCCGTCATTGAAGTCCAAGTTAGAGTAAGGAACTGTGGGGAAGTCCTTCCTGTTGGCATCGAAATATGAACCACAACTTGAGTGGGTACCGGCTCCACCACCTGCTCCACACATGTGGTTGATGACTGCATCAACATAGATGTTCACCTACAAAACAAACAGAAGTATATGAATTTTACACAGGAGAAATAAAGCAATACACCAGTTATACCCTGTTTGTCATCTATATTTACCCCAACGTTGTTGCACCTAGTGATCATGTCtctcagctcattttcatttcctGATCTGGAACACAGATTGTAACCGATTGGCTGATATCTCTGCCACCAAGGGTGCCAGGGGTTTGTGACAACAATGCTCTCACTTGGAGGGGAGATCTGAAATATGAAATCGATATTTTGTTATaactattatactttttttttcttttttttctcataatgcacatacaattaaaaatttcaaatgaacTCCTTGCAGGCTTAACTATAATGATGTGTTTAAAAATACCTGAACTCCACCAAAGCCATTTGGTCCAAGGTAGCGCTCACACTCTGCTGCGATATCAGCCCAGCGCCACTCAAACAGGTGGACGATGGCAGTTCTTCCATCTCTGGTGTTTGCGTTAAACTGAGCAAGGCTCAGTCCAAAAAGTGCAGCCAATATTAAAAGCTTCATCCTTCCCTAGTTCAGAGAAAAACCTACAACATAACCTAGGCTCATGTTCCATTTATatacaaaatgacatttttcctCTGACCAATCAGGGACCGCAAAGGTTTGGGAACGCTACTTTGAACAGGTGAAAAACACTGTCAATTTCTCATGGTGCAAACTAAAAATACAGTCCTCATCAAATAAACTTATCAGTATAATCATTAAGATATAAAACACTGTTAggtaacaaattaaatgaaaaaaattgttaCCCCTCAACAAACTCATTGATATCACAAAGATGAAACTATAAGCTGTAAGTTCTTTCATTGCCAACTCTAATGCTCACACTGGCTTTTACTGTACTGCTTTAAATCAACTTGTATTGTATAagatgctatataaataaaatttacttgacTTAATGACTAAAGAACCAGAACAGTTGAAAAAACACCATTGAATCACATGCTATGTAATGAGGTAGTTTCTGAAACTTTAACACATATTAtgtgagaaaataaattaaaaccaataCTTAAATTATCATGATTAATAGTCCCTGGCTTATATAAGCATTGATTTTATCTGGATATGTGATTGTGCtcttacttttatatatataaaataaaatactactactaatataatTAACTGCTACAAtacttgtttaaataaaacagtgtatgatgtattatataAATCGCATGCTAAGATAAATTAAAAccaagcaaagcaaaacaacttTGAAATTATACACTAGTTGCACTTTACTTGATACCTgtataaattatgaatattatatcATGATAACATACTTCTAATACTAATGTGTACTTTGCATATTTACTTGACATTTTaagtaaacagaaaacaaatataataaatagaaaacaataagtcaatttatacataaataaaatgcactgacTCCACCCTAACAATTGTGTGGGTGCCACTTTCCCTGAAGAAATTGAAGTGAACATGCCATGACAAGACATGTGACTGATGCCTgtcaaaaaacaatttcaaacacaGCATCTGGAGAGGTTTTATCAGAGGACATGAGTTTGCAGGCCAACTCTCTCAAACCCCATTAGAAAAGATTTCACTAAGGAGAGTTTTCACTGAGGAGGGTGTTTAAGGTTCTTGAAAGGTCACTGAGGGTGTTTACAATCAGAGATATTAAGATGTGCATTATTTCTTTATTGGATATGGGCGGTATTGTTGTCCTCGGAACAGGCCTGAAGCAGTCACACCTTTTTGTAGAATATCTTTTCTGATGAGCCCTACAGCTGTATTGCCATCTGCAAACTTGATGTGGTTATTGTTGTGTTTGGCGACGTAGATGTAGATCAGAAAGCTGTGCTGTGGTGGGATGAGTGCACAGCCCTGGAACCACCTGTATTGACAAGAAGTTCCTGCAAACTTTAGTTTGATGTGATCATTGTTGTGTTTTCAGAATCGAGCTGAATGGAGCATTGGCCAGTCAGATGAAGGTAGAAGGAGATGGATATGCTTACTTGATCAGGAGGTATTTGGAGATTGATATGTTTTCTTAATAAGGTTGACTTTAGTGTAATTTAATGAGATGGCATGAAGGCttatttattgtaatgtaataataataataataataataataataataataacgtacattattattaaatattattgtgttattaaatgatatattacaaattatttacataatattaataaaaattatattcttctttattataataataataacattttggaaattatactaatatatactaatataataatgcaaggtatattattaaatactaatacATCAttgtaaatttgttaaattatgttatcatgttGTTTCAAGCTGATACCATTATTATAATAagtattattgtttataataattctgctaataatatatttgtttatattgcaaaaatacaaatatagttCATATACTATttcatatatttgaaatgtatatgtaCTAGTTAAACAATTGGCAAGTACATTATCTTAACTTATGAAAAAAGGTGAAGCCATAATTCaaaagaatatttacattatcaTTATGATGAATGACATCTTGTGACATTATGACATcatcataaaaattatttctacatTATTCAATCGTTTTTTAGGGTTACTATTATGAATTTGCAATGTGTTGATTTGCAAGGTATCATTCACAaagtacattcatataaaaatggACTAAGCATGTGAGAAAGTGCGCCAGCGCCATCATGAGACAAGAAATGGTGTTACACACTGCATAACACATCTTGAAGTGATCTGAAGGACATATCAGAACATACTCACTAAACACATTTCCTTTGATTGCACAACTGTGAACTTTGAATTCAGTTCAAACTGATGAATGAGAGTCTGCAATAAGCAAGTTAATGACTGGATGGCATCTGGATAAGGACGATGTCTACAAACTCTGTAAACAGCCATTAGTTTGacatcacacacaaacagcagcatTCATCAGTCAAGCGTTTGTTGTGAGATGGTGGTAGAAATGTCTTTAATCTTTACAAAATTAGTCCAGAACTGCCAGACAGTTCTTTTATGTTGTCCCAAAAGGCATGATAATTTACAACCCCACTTAGTTTAGTGTCAGTGCATTCCCTTTACCAACAGGGTACAGTGTTTAGTGTTTCAGTTTAGTGAGGATTAAACAATTTTAAGTAATTATGGCCTGcacttatattattttgtttatggtGAAAGGCTTCAAGGTTCAAGGTTGttgttatactttatatattataattttgacaaaattataTATCATTGTATCATGATTATTAGAGAATCATTATAAagatagcatatatatatacacatacataggCAGATGtttgatttttgtaaataaaggGGGACATGCCAGAAAGGGGCTGAAGCATGTGCTGGTGGATGGAAAGTTATCCATATATGTACAGATGGAATCAATTTAATGGTCTCGTTTCATAGTAGTCAGCAGGAAACAGGCGTTTAACTCTTATGGACGAAAACAGAAAGACTTTTTgagcacaaaaaaagaagaagaaaaagaagaagaaaaactgagCACACTATTGTTGAGTAACTTATTTTTGTCTCACACTTAAACttctgacaatgttttttttttttttttacttttgtgttgtAACCTGAAAAGTTTGTCCCGAACAAAATGAAAAAGGCTCtcttcatatatgtatatatatgtgtgtgtatatatgtgtgtgtgtgtgtgtgtgtgtgtgtgttttttttttgtttttttattcaatggGCCACTCAAATTATGTGAGATATATTGTACTATATGCCTAGTTTCTATTTCTaccttttaaataaaccaattataaataaatataaaccaattataaataaatataaaacgaTTTAAATCATCTCTGTTTAACTGACTAGTGTCCTTCCAGATCTTATGTGGATATTGCTGAGACTATGTTCACCTATATCTGtcataaatacttaaatactgtaaccaaaatgtataaacaaacaaacccagtGCATTCATAATTTTTACTGTCCTGTTGGTTTTGAGTGTAAAGGGCATCTTTAGCGAACAGAAGCTGACCAGATGATTCAATGGCTGtggaattaatttgtttttggtcaTGGATACAGTTCACAGTATGTTCACAGTTTTGCCCCTTTTTCGAAAACTCTCTGTCTTCGGCTGGACCGAGTCCCCTCAAATACACTGCCATAACAGTGGCCAAGAGAGGTTTCTGTCAGAATCACTGACACTGGCGCTGAGTCTGCTCAAGTTgtgggacagaaaaaaaaaaaaagagagacttcCTTAGGACAGATAACACAGTTTTACATAGTCTTCAATCTCTCTGCTCTGTACTTTTAAACTGTGTGTTTAGCAGTTcctataaatgtcttttccagtGGTTGTGTTTGAATGCACaattctttttcatttctcttttgaATCTGGTCCCGCTCCCTCTTGGTAGAAAGTAGAGTGCTAGAAATGTATCTTTAAATGGAAGTTTTGATCACTCTGTGTCTCGTTTTCCAAGCATCCCCTAACAGCATGTTGAATGAATGGCCATCAAAGGAGGAATATTGATCTTGCGTGATCTGGCACTGGCATGAAGGCCGCGGTCAGTCAGAGGCATGATAGCCACCAAATGGTCATCTAAGATAACCTGAACATATGTGGTATTTCACAGCCACAACTATTGTGTAAACTCAAAGAATTATGCTTTCAGTTTATCTAATACTTAAAACTTAATTCTTTAGTAAACCCAGTGTCTTTACCCAGTGTCTCAAGCAAGCCAAACCAAGAAAGATGACCAGCCAtaagaaaacatatattttttaattttttttttaagttttaaagttttaagcaCCACTAATTTTTAGCAGTTAAAACtcagttttaagcataaacctctctaaattgtgttatatttatgttaaaaacaagaaaaaaagaattgccATTGATGTATGAAAAATACACTGAAAGATATGATCTCTTGAAACAAGTCTAAATATATTGAAAACATTACTTGTCAAGTAAATGAATATTGCCAAATTACAAGTAGGGAAAAATATGCTACTTTTTTGATATTTAGAGAATATAAGtgaattttataaatgaaaaatcaattgtaaaataatatattttatgatacaaaatttactcaaaaagaaaaaagaaaaagccagTGTTATGTTAAcccattattattttatttatttatttagagggGTAGagttagggtaaggggatagaaaatacagtttgtacagtttaAAAACCATGTGTCCAGTTGCATACATCACATCTGTGTGTGCACAGAAAGATGCAGCTCGTACAGCACGGGAGTACCAAATCCTGAGCAAATACACATGAAATTATGTCAGAATGgctgcccttacgaaaaagaagtttattcaagtgtgctattagtatacttcttttaaactaaaaaataggaaagtatgcttttagtttactttttatgtacttctcagaaatgggatttatgtactcctcagaaatatacttaaaatgacatttaagtatacttgacttatacttacaaaaagtctaaatatacttgaactttacttaagtatacttaataaaataaacttgaagtatactactttttggtaagggtgtcTTGATGAGTATCCACATAAACACAGCCGGTTATGTCTTAATTTTTATCTTTGTATCTAATTGTCGCTGAGGGCCATCCTCTGAGGATGAAATCCTAGAGCTGCCCCAGTTGAAATCCCTGCAGGAATACATGTTTAGTCTATGAACGTGGAGGCAAAACTAAATGTTAGGGTAAGAACAGGTAGAAAAAGCTCTTTAAAGgagtcatcggatgcccattttccagaAGTTGATATCATTGTTTAGGGTCTAagtgaaaagtctataacatactttggttaaaatcccacaatggtagtgtaaaaaacaacaacaacaacaacaacaaacaccctttttaccctgtcaaaatcagctctgttttcagcacgcTGTTCTAGTCcttgttgctttaaatgctaatgagctctgctgaccccgcccctctctttgGGGTGAAGAGCAGGCTGTAAACTTCAGccatgaaacttgctaactagcacaaatTGTGAAGTGGTTTTTGCAGGGATTGTTTGAAAAACCCTTATACTCAattcttctgtagatgaagctggatcacgaatgattcacgACTTAAacgcatttaggcagatcggggatcggcgcatttccttcaaaaacaaaagtaacgtAAATCCTCTGCATCTTCTGTGGCTTAGATGTCAGGGGAGAAAACGAcgactgctgtgttcattattatatccaacaacaaaacatctcaatcgcttaggagacattcttgtcttcccctgcatTGGAATCGACACAATGGCGGACAgctcacagctcactcagggcgggtctaaggtaagatgaCCTTGTCAGTCAAacatcgtgggaggggcctgtgcagaactacttaTTCTAACAGAattctcagaacagcctgatttgagaaggggattttaaaatagggataaaaaaataaaataaaaaaaaaccctgggtggatttttatcattatagggtggatgtgtacacacacttccaacacacatttatgttcaaacaacaacaaaagtgaattttgcatccgatgacccctttaacataacAATTGCACGTTACCACTTTtatgcgttcatattctgggctcttTTGCAGAGTTTGATCTCTTAATATCACTTATGCAAAAGCCAcattaagcataaaaatatccACTACGATTACCGTTGTCTTAAAAGTATAGTGTTTATGACGAGTGAAATGTGAGAGAAAATTGACTTTCCCTGGTTGTTGTTTTATAACATTGAGTCACGTTAAGAGTTTTTCACGTGCTTTTCCAAGTCAAGTCAACtaacctttatttgtatagcgctttatacaatagtggttgtgtcaaagcagctttacagtgttaaacaagaaAATAGATTGTCAATAATTTTCCACTCAAGTGTTCTACCTTTGCGCTCGTATCTCGCCTCTTTTGCAGTGTCTCAAGCATGGCGTGTTCCAGAAACGCAGAGCTTAAGTCAAAAgaagtttaaaagtttgaaaaaagagaccttgcattttttttctaaattcaaagaaatatttttaaagcaaaaacacctTCTTTGTGAATGTCTTTTAGAATGTCCTGCGATGGGGCCCACCAATTGGGTGGGGCCACCACACACCACGGGACTCTGTGTGTCTACCTACTTCATCTAGGAACAATCTGACAAAAGGGGTAGGTTATAGTAtaactatctgtatataaaaacaaaagaactttatggaatgtccccatttacaTAGTTAGGTAAAcgtgtgtgtccatgtgtgtaaGAGAGCAAGTCTGTAACCATACGATCTAGGAAGTTAACTTTGGCATGATGCCACATTACATTTTGATGGAGGCTCACAGATTTGAATTAGGAGACAGAGATATGTGAGAAGGAGGTACAGTTGGAAACAGAGCTTATGTTGGCTCTGGAGTCAGACGGGGACTCCAAGCCACACAAAAACGTATAAAattcaaatctctctctctctctctctctcatatgatCTTACAGAAGAAAAAGGCCCTGAGAAACAATACACAAGATGATGCAAGTAGTCTACTGGTGATAAAATAGTTCAAATGTTGGATTATCAATGTTCTCCTTAAAAGAGTTGTACCAACTCTTTCCACTAGAGGACACTCCACACAATCAATTGCCATATTAGATAATAATGGTGAGCAGAAATCTGTTCTGTTTTCAGACTGCTTTTCAAGATCTGATTGTTAATTACTCGAAATGGCTATCATTCTcctcaaaggaaaaaaaaaagagtgacaaAGTTTGTACACAAAACCCACATTCGCACTGACTCATTAAAAAATGGTCACTAAGTTGCCTAACTTGACAGATTTCAGCTCTTGTCAGGCTATTGGGAGGTGTCTTCCAGTGAGTGCCAAGCAGTCTTTAGCTTGGCACCAGAGGGCACATCTCTAACCCTCACTTAGATTGGGCAGACCATTTTGCGTGTCTTCACTGACACACTGAACCGCTGCTCCTCTGACATTATGTATTTTTCATCACCACAGTGTTCCCAGGgatatttaagattttaagacTAAACCAACCACATATGTGAAATCTTTGTCAAGGCATTCACTGACCCACTGGCATCATGATCGTCCATCGCAGGGATTTTGAAACTGTATAAGCACTTTTTTCATCCAATACCATCATTAAGCAAGTGTTGCAGATATTTGAAGCAACCTTGACAAATATGGTTCTGTAGTTTCAAACTACTTACTGAAGCTTCTGCTCTGTGACATTATGTCACCAATTACAGTGGTTTGATTGCAGGCTGTTGAAAAGCTACAGTAAATGaagtacaagtttttttttttttttttttttttttggtttttctgaaAATCTTTCTGTGATGAAGAGcacttgaaatatacagtatatatgggactagtgtatgcatttttttttacaaatgttgtgTGCTGAATGTTATAATTACTGCTTTGGGaagatttaattataaaaatttatttaacataatgaTATATACACTGGTATCCAAAAGTTTAGAGGGCTGTaagagtttttaatttttctaaaagtctcttataaaataataataatacaatatatatataatatgtatatatatatatatatatataaaatgtttgtaatatatttcaaaaggTGTTTATGCCTCTCATGGCAAagctaaatgtataataattata
Above is a genomic segment from Cyprinus carpio isolate SPL01 chromosome A2, ASM1834038v1, whole genome shotgun sequence containing:
- the LOC109064755 gene encoding alpha-amylase, which gives rise to MKLLILAALFGLSLAQFNANTRDGRTAIVHLFEWRWADIAAECERYLGPNGFGGVQISPPSESIVVTNPWHPWWQRYQPIGYNLCSRSGNENELRDMITRCNNVGVNIYVDAVINHMCGAGGGAGTHSSCGSYFDANRKDFPTVPYSNLDFNDGKCNTGSGNIENYHDINQVRNCRLVGLLDLALEKDYVRGKVADFMNKLIDMGVAGFRVDACKHMWPGDLSAVYGRLNNLNTKWFPSGARPFIFQEVIDLGGEPITSGQYTGIGRVTEFKYGAKLGNVIRKWNGEKLSFVKNWGEGWGFMSSDKALVFVDNHDNQRGHGAGGASIVTFWDARLYKMAVAFMLAHPYGFTRVMSSYRWDRNIVNGQDQNDWQGPPSNGDGSTKPVPINPDSTCGDGWVCEHRWRQIKNMVDFRNVVNGQAFSNWWDNGSNQISFSRGNKGFLVINNDDWELNETLNTGLPGGTYCDVISGQKESGRCTGKEVVVGGDGRATFRISNQEEDPFMAIHSDSKL